GCATAAACTGTTGGCTGCAGGTGCAGCCAGTCTCATGATCGGTCTTGGCGCGACTGCGTCGGCCGCAACAGTCACCTTGTCATTAACCAATCAGGGCACAGTGGCCACTGCGCCAGGTAGTACGGCAACGGTCTTTCGAGCTGATCTGACCGGCATCGGCCTGGCAGAAATTGCCGCCATCAAGATCACAGACAGCAATAGTGGAACGGGCGGTTCGCCCGGGATTTATTCTGGCTTCGATCTCGATGCGATCTTCCTCGACATCGACGGAGACTTCAACACGACCGCCGACCAGATCTCTGCGACAGCGTTCCTGTTCATGGCCGGTAGCGTCAGGCCTACACTTGATACCATGTTTCTTCCCGATGCTCAGGACCCTGGTCCGACATCAGGCGCCATTGATGCCACCACCGTTGATGAAGCCCAGGCGACACTGGGCGCCATTGATGGCGTATTCTTCGACACCGGTTCGCTCACCTTGGGTGATGGCGGCATGCTTACGGCCATCTTCGGACCATCCGTACCCGTGGGTGCATCGTTGTTTCTGTTTATCGCCGAGCTGGGCAACAGCCCGGGTGAAGGTGTAGACGCCACGATCGAGGTCAGTGACGTGGTCCCCGAAGTGCCGCTACCCGGCGCCGCTGTCCTTTTCGCGTCGGGCCTCGCCGCGCTCCGGTTACGCAAGAAAAAAGCCTGATGCGGATAATATCGGAAAGGCGCCCCGCGGGGCGCCTTTTTGTTATGGGCTAGATCGTCTGGACGGGACAGTTGTCGGCATCCGTCCGCCCCCATTCCGCCCACGACCCGTCATAGAGCCGGATGTTAAGGTAGCCTGCGACCTCGAGGCCAAGAAGGAGGAGGGCGGCGGTGACGCCCGACCCGCAGGTGGTCACGATGGGACGTTGGGCATCGACGCCGGCATCGGCAAAAATCGCCTTCAGCGCCTCTTCGGACTTCATTCGGCCATCGGTGAGGAGGCTGCTGCTCGGTATATTGATGGCGCCGGGCATCGCCCCACACCTTAGGCCGGGGCGCGGTTCTGGCGCTTCGCCGCGGAAACGGGCGGCTGGACGCGCATCAATGATCTGCGCTGATTGAGTGCTGACAATCTCTTGAATGTCACCGCATCCGACAACGACGGACGGATCAAACCGCGCGTCGAACCGGACAGCCTCAGGCGTGTAGTGCCCCTGATGGATGGCGCCGCCAGCTTCCCGCCAGGCTCTCATCCCGCCATCCAGTATGCGGACAGACTGCACGCCCATTGCGCGGAAGGTCCACCACACCCGAGGACTGGCGAGCAGGTTCCCCGCCTCGTAAATCACAATATCATCTGTATGCGACAAACCGAACCGCCCAACTGCGGAAGCGAATGCCGCCGGTGCCGGCAGCATGTGGGGCAGGTCCGTCTTGTGGTCGGCAACCTCGTCCAGATCGAACCGCACCGCGCCGGGCAGGTGGGCCTCGAGATATTCCTGTGCGGGATTGCGGTCGCCGCCAAGGTACCAAGAGCCATCGACGAATTTTGGCAGGTCGCCGCCTGAGAGAAGGGCATCGGCCGATACGAGCGCGGAGGCGGTCATGGCGTTCCTCAATCAAAGGATAGGCGGGTGCATTAGCCTAGATAATCTCATCCTCATAGGCGAGGGCGGGCTGCGGTGGCCGGGTTGCCTCCTGCTTCTTCTCCTTGGCGGTCTTGCGCCGGGCAGGTTCGGCGATGTGCAGGACCGCATCGCCTTCATTGACAACGGGCAGGTTCGTCTGACCAATGACAATGCCATCGGCCGGTGCGGTGAGGGTCTGCTCCTGTTCGCCGAAAAGGTCGTTCAGTGCACCAACCACATCGCCCTTCTTGACCATTCCGCCTAGCGAAACCGAGAGGCGCAAAATGCCGCCTGCCGGTGCGCGCACCCAGGATGACGCATTGGAGACGTAAGGGGCGTGGCGGGCCGGTGTGGCACTGGTCTGATCAATCATGCCCACATGGGCCATGACGCGCAGAATGCCGGCAACCCCGGCGCGGATGGCGTGCTCGTCAAACCGGAGGCCTTCACCGCCTTCGAACAGCATGACCGGCACGCCCATCTGCGACGCACTTTCCCGCAAGGATCCATCGCGCAAGGAGGAGGTCAGGACGACCTGGGCACCGAAGGCCCGCGCCAGATCCATCAGGGTGGCATCGCCCTCATGAATCCGGATCTGCGGCAGGTTCGAACGGTGAATGGCGGCCGAGTGCAGATCGATTCCATAATCGGCGCGTTTGACGACCTGTTCCAGGAACATGTTGGAAAGACGATGAGCGAGCGAGCCTGTCGCGCTGCCCGGGAAGCAGCGGTTCAGGTCCCGCCGGTCGGGCAGGTACCGCGAATGGTTCAGGAAGCCATAGCCGTTCACCACGGGGATCAGCATCAGCGTGCCTTTAAGGCGGTCTAGGGCCGGACGCTTCATCAGACGGCGCAAGATCTCGACACCAATGATTTCGTCCCCGTGCACCGCCGCGCTGACAAACATGGTCGGCCCGGGGCGCCGGCCGTGGATCACCTGAACCGGCAGGCTCATGGGCAGGCGGTTGGACAGGGCGCTGATGGGCAGGTCGACGATCATCCGGCTGCCCGCGGGGACGAGCGTATCATTGAGTTTGAACGGGTCCTGATGGGGCATGATCATCCTGATGGTCAGTGTCTAGTGTTGGCACATCGGTCTGTCACAGTCCGGGACGGCAGCGGCGGCATTTGGCCGGCCCCCGGCGGACAGCACCGGTATCCCCAATCTAAACCGGGAAGGTTAACGGCGTACACTCTGTCAGGGTGCGCATGCCAACCCCAGAAAACATCCCATCTGAGATTGTTTTTTCGGGCTCAATCCCCGGCTTGGCGCGCAAGCTGCAATTGCTGTTGCAGGATCAATCGCAACGAGGGGCGGCACTTCATTGGTGCCGACGACCACGTGAAGTGCATGCGAAAACAAACACCATGGTCCGCAGCACTGCCATTGTTCAGTGCCGGTCTTTTGAGCCTTGGTGTTCGGCGTCGCCGCAAGAAGGCCTGAGGGGGCTTTGTACTTCTTGATGGCGCGGGGCGGCCTGGCGACAGGCCGCCCCTCCTTTTATGGCTGACCGTTCAAACCCGCCTCGACCCGGGTTTTAACTTTTGCCACTGTGGGGCGGAGAAGGAGCGCTGCCATGTCGCGATTGACCCGCCGTCTGTTCATCATTGGTTCAACGCTGGGTGCGGTCGGCTGTACCACGGCGGAGCAGGAGGCGGTGCTGGGCGCCGTACTGGGCGGCACGTCCGGGACAGGCGGGCTGACAACGGCGGACGCCGTCGCCGGTATCAAGGCGGCGCTCGACAATGGCGTTGCCGCTGCCGTGACCCAGGTGGGACAGACAGACGGCTATTTCCGCGATGGCAAGATTCACATACCGCTGCCCGGCCGGTTGTCAGAGCTTCAATCCAACCTGTCCCGCTTTGGTCTGTCCGGTCTGCTCGACGATCTGGAGCTTCAGCTGAACCGCGGGGCAGAGATCGCCGCCCCGGCGGCGCGCTCGATCTTCCTCGATACGATCCGCTCCATGTCGGTCAGCGATGCGATCGGCATCGTGCGCGGCAGTTCAACGGCGGCAACGGATTATTTCAAGGCGCGGACGACGCCGCAGCTGACGGCGCTGTTCCGGCCGATCATGGTGTCGAGCCTGCAGAGGGCGGGGGCGATCCAGACCTTCGACAATCTTATCGCCCGTCTCGATGCCATTCCGCTGGCGCCGCAGCTGGGACAGGACGCGAAGGACGATCTGATTGATCACGGGATCGAGCGCGGACTGGACGGGCTCTTCTATTACATCGCACAGGAAGAGGCGGCGATTCGGGCCAATCCGGCCAAGCGGACCAGTGAGATCCTGCGCAAGGTGTTCGGCTGAGTCATCGGGCGTTGCCGGACACATCGTTAATGTTCTGCCCCGGTGAAAGCATCGCGCTATGATATTCGGGACAGATTTGGTTCCGGCACGCGATATGCTTGAGACATTGTAACGACGCCCTTTTACGGTTTCGCCAGTTAATGTCTTTCAGGATGGACAAGCCAGCCAATTACCCCATCTAATGGGCGCGAGCGGGAGACATCGCTCACGACCGGGAACGGCTCGCGGTCGCAACAAGAATAAGACGGATCATGCATTATGACACGATCAAGAGGAGGCTGGAGCATGCTGAAGAAGTTGGTCGGCGTGGCTGCCGGTGCTGCAGCGTTGTCGGGCAATGCCCCGGCGGAGGAAGAACGTCCCTACGAAGTCGTCAGTGGTACAATTGATGGTCGCCTCACCATGGCCATTGTGAACATCCATGGCGCCGCTATCGTCGTCGAACTGAATGACGAAGATCCTGAAATTATCCGTGGCCTTGCTGCGGGTGCCATCCTGTCCGATCTGCGCGATGCCGCGGGGCAGGGCGACAATCTCCTGACCGTCAGCTCTGGCGTCAGCCAGTCTGAAGTGCTCCTCGACCGCGAGCTGAAAACCGGTTTCGTCTCGGTGTCCGAGACGCTTCAGGTCATCGACAGCCTGCCCACTCTCTCCGAGAGCCAGCGCAATGAGCTGCGCTCCATGGTCTACAAACAGTAGAGGGCTTTGATGGACGATAGCGCCGGCAATCGCATGGCTGGCCCAAGCCGATTGCCGTGGCCACCCATGCTGGTTGTCGTCGCGCTATTGATCGGCTTCGGGATGCAGCGGCTTTCACCTCTGCCTCCACCGCCCGTGCCCGTCTATGTGGGCGGCCTGCTCGTTGCTCTCGGGATCGGCATCGATTTGTGGGTCTTCTGGCTGTTCCGCCAGCGCAAGACCAATATCATGCCGACGAAACCCGCTGAGGCGCTGGTCACCACGGGCCCGTTCAGCTGGTCGCGTAACCCCATCTATCTCGCCAATGTCCTGATCATCGTCGGGTTCATCTTTGTCGGTCAGAGCTGGTGGTTTCTGATCGGCGCCAGTCTTTTTGTGGTCCTCGTCACAGAGCTGCAGATCAAGAAAGAGGAAGCCCATCTGGCCGAGAAATTCGGCATGGAATGGCAGGCTTACGCGGCCAAGACGCGGCGGTGGATCTGAGCCATGCCCGAATTGCCAGAGGTCGAGACGGTCAGGCGGGGATTGGCGCCGTACCTGACCGGCGCGCGACTGAATGCGGTACACGCCTTTCGGCCTGATCTGCGGTTTCCGCTCCCCGATCATTTCCGTGAACGCCTGCAGGGGCAGCGTATTGTGGCCCTGCGCCGCCGGGCCAAATACCTCGTGGCTGATCTGACCCTGGGGGAGAGCCTGATCATGCATCTGGGCATGTCGGGCCGCTTCACCGTGGTCGGTGAGGGAACGCCTGGCGTCTATGTCCAGCAGGTGGCGGCAGACCGTCACGTCCATGTCCGTCTCGATGTCGATGGCGGTTCGGCGGGGCCCGCCACCATCAATTATGCCGATCCCCGCCGGTTTGGTTTCATGGATATCGTCCCCACGGACGACCTTGATCAGTCCAGCCATTTTGCAGGCATGGGACCAGAGCCGCTTGGCGATGGGTTCACCGCCGATACCTTGCTGGCCCGGCTCAAAGGCCGCCGGACGCCGCTCAAGACCGCGCTGCTCGATCAGCGTGTGGTGGCAGGGCTTGGAAATATCTATGTCTGCGAGGCCCTGTTCCGCGCCAGGCTTTCCCCCCGCCGGCTGGCCTATACGCTGGGGCCCGCCCGGGCGGCGCGCCTCGTGGCGGCGATCAAGGACATCCTGCGCGATGCCATTGCCGCAGGCGGCTCATCTTTACGGGATTACGTGGCAGCCGATGGCTCGATGGGCCGGTTCCAGCATGGCTTTCAGGTCTACGACCGGGAGGGCGAGCCCTGTCCGAGCTGCGCCAAGCCGGTGCAGCGCCTGACCCAGAGCGGGCGGTCCACATTCTTTTGTGCGCCTTGCCAGCGCTAGGCGGTTGACTGTGCAAAATTGCTTCTTTAATGGGTGCGGTCTGTCTCAAACTGACAAAGGTTTTTAGAAATGGCGAATACGTCTTCGGCCAAGAAGATGGTCCGTAAGATTGAACGGCGCACCGCGGTCAACAAGGCCCGCCGGAGCCGCGTTCGCACCTATCTGCGTAAAGTGGAAGAGGCGATCGCTGCCGGTGACAGCACGGGCGCACAAGACGCCCTGAAGGTCGCTCAATCTGAAATGCAGCGGGCTGTCGGCCACGGTATCTTCCACAAGAATATGGCGTCCCGGAAAATGTCCCGACTGTCCGGTCGGATCAAGGCCATCGGCGCCTGAGATTAGTACACTGATCTTTCAGAAAAGGGCCCGGAGATTTTCTCCGGGCCCTTTTTTGTTTCCGCGTACGAAAGCATCCCCGAAACGCTCGACGGGCCCCTGGCGCAAGCCGTGCGGTTTAGAAAAAATTCATAATTGCAAGCAATTTGCAGGGGGTGAGCGATTTTCGTGAATGGATGGGAGATAAATATCATCAGTTGTTATTTTTGCTGTGAGACATCATCCGTAACCGTTTGATTTATTGCCGTTCCCAAAATGGCGGACCCTGGCAAGCCCTAAAATCTCAGTTTTTTGCGGTTGTGCATATTGCTTTTCAGGCTTTGAAAAATGTATCTTAGCCTACACAGCGAGACGTTCTGGGTAGGGCTCCGCTGAAGCGAGATAATAGGTGAAACACCGCCTTATCGACTGGGCTATTTCAGCCCGTAGCGTGATGATGGTGCTGACCCTTGTTCGGGCGATATATAAATGAGGGGCAAGATGCCAAACGCACGCTGGATCACACCGAAATTTCCATCT
This genomic stretch from Parvularcula sp. LCG005 harbors:
- a CDS encoding M14 family metallopeptidase translates to MPHQDPFKLNDTLVPAGSRMIVDLPISALSNRLPMSLPVQVIHGRRPGPTMFVSAAVHGDEIIGVEILRRLMKRPALDRLKGTLMLIPVVNGYGFLNHSRYLPDRRDLNRCFPGSATGSLAHRLSNMFLEQVVKRADYGIDLHSAAIHRSNLPQIRIHEGDATLMDLARAFGAQVVLTSSLRDGSLRESASQMGVPVMLFEGGEGLRFDEHAIRAGVAGILRVMAHVGMIDQTSATPARHAPYVSNASSWVRAPAGGILRLSVSLGGMVKKGDVVGALNDLFGEQEQTLTAPADGIVIGQTNLPVVNEGDAVLHIAEPARRKTAKEKKQEATRPPQPALAYEDEII
- the sseA gene encoding 3-mercaptopyruvate sulfurtransferase, encoding MTASALVSADALLSGGDLPKFVDGSWYLGGDRNPAQEYLEAHLPGAVRFDLDEVADHKTDLPHMLPAPAAFASAVGRFGLSHTDDIVIYEAGNLLASPRVWWTFRAMGVQSVRILDGGMRAWREAGGAIHQGHYTPEAVRFDARFDPSVVVGCGDIQEIVSTQSAQIIDARPAARFRGEAPEPRPGLRCGAMPGAINIPSSSLLTDGRMKSEEALKAIFADAGVDAQRPIVTTCGSGVTAALLLLGLEVAGYLNIRLYDGSWAEWGRTDADNCPVQTI
- the mutM gene encoding bifunctional DNA-formamidopyrimidine glycosylase/DNA-(apurinic or apyrimidinic site) lyase, with product MPELPEVETVRRGLAPYLTGARLNAVHAFRPDLRFPLPDHFRERLQGQRIVALRRRAKYLVADLTLGESLIMHLGMSGRFTVVGEGTPGVYVQQVAADRHVHVRLDVDGGSAGPATINYADPRRFGFMDIVPTDDLDQSSHFAGMGPEPLGDGFTADTLLARLKGRRTPLKTALLDQRVVAGLGNIYVCEALFRARLSPRRLAYTLGPARAARLVAAIKDILRDAIAAGGSSLRDYVAADGSMGRFQHGFQVYDREGEPCPSCAKPVQRLTQSGRSTFFCAPCQR
- a CDS encoding isoprenylcysteine carboxylmethyltransferase family protein; the encoded protein is MDDSAGNRMAGPSRLPWPPMLVVVALLIGFGMQRLSPLPPPPVPVYVGGLLVALGIGIDLWVFWLFRQRKTNIMPTKPAEALVTTGPFSWSRNPIYLANVLIIVGFIFVGQSWWFLIGASLFVVLVTELQIKKEEAHLAEKFGMEWQAYAAKTRRWI
- the rpsT gene encoding 30S ribosomal protein S20, which codes for MANTSSAKKMVRKIERRTAVNKARRSRVRTYLRKVEEAIAAGDSTGAQDALKVAQSEMQRAVGHGIFHKNMASRKMSRLSGRIKAIGA
- a CDS encoding DUF4197 domain-containing protein translates to MSRLTRRLFIIGSTLGAVGCTTAEQEAVLGAVLGGTSGTGGLTTADAVAGIKAALDNGVAAAVTQVGQTDGYFRDGKIHIPLPGRLSELQSNLSRFGLSGLLDDLELQLNRGAEIAAPAARSIFLDTIRSMSVSDAIGIVRGSSTAATDYFKARTTPQLTALFRPIMVSSLQRAGAIQTFDNLIARLDAIPLAPQLGQDAKDDLIDHGIERGLDGLFYYIAQEEAAIRANPAKRTSEILRKVFG